From one Humulus lupulus chromosome 8, drHumLupu1.1, whole genome shotgun sequence genomic stretch:
- the LOC133796615 gene encoding pentatricopeptide repeat-containing protein At2g22410, mitochondrial-like: MSCKDMKLARPITRCYASFALDQPKNLMSISSIKELHARLIRGNLHKDPYSVSEVIKAYALSLLNLDKAHLVFDLIERPTLFVWNNMIRGLSQSDQPRKAIDMHNRMYSQGLIGDNLTFLFVLRACARVYDVLHGQKIHVHAVKLGFETYLFVGNALIHMYSSCGKLDFAQKLFDEMTERDLVSWNSLICGYTKWNRFKDVLGLFETMQVADVRPDSVTMMKVILACSYLGQYGVADSLVKHIKANHVNVDVFLGNTIIDMYGRRSLVMLAREVFDQMRERNIVSWNALIVGYLKVGNLVIARELFNEMPKRDVVSWTAMITGYSQANRHTEAVRLFQEMMAAKVKPDEITIASVISACAHLGSLDVGEAIHEYIFTHGVRADIWVGNALVDMYCKCGVAEKALKVFQEMKTKDSVSWTSIISGLAVNGFANLALEIFSQMLKEGRQPTHGTFVGIFLACAHTGLVDKGLNYFQTMEKVYGLKPEMKHYGCVVDLLSRSGYLEKAYDFIIKMPVVPDAIVWRILLNACKLYGNVALAEVVTKKLLEVDPCNSGNYVLSSSTYAGIERWDDVEKMRQLMNKNNVQKSFGYSSIEVNGLTSN, translated from the coding sequence ATGTCCTGCAAAGATATGAAACTTGCAAGACCCATTACACGGTGCTACGCTTCATTTGCTCTGGATCAACCTAAGAATTTAATGTCCATAAGCTCCATCAAGGAGCTCCACGCTCGCTTAATCAGAGGAAATCTTCACAAAGATCCATATTCAGTCTCTGAGGTTATCAAAGCCTATGCTTTATCTCTTCTAAATTTGGACAAAGCCCATTTAGTTTTTGACCTTATCGAGCGACCCACTTTGTTTGTTTGGAATAATATGATCCGTGGACTGTCGCAGAGCGACCAGCCGAGGAAAGCTATTGACATGCATAACCGTATGTATAGCCAAGGATTGATTGGGGACAATCTTACCTTTCTTTTTGTTCTCAGGGCTTGTGCTAGAGTTTATGATGTTTTACATGGCCAAAAGATTCACGTTCATGCTGTGAAACTTGGTTTTGAGACCTATCTTTTTGTTGGAAATGCTCTCATTCATATGTATTCTTCATGTGGTAAATTGGATTTTGCGCAGAAACTGTTCGACGAAATGACTGAGAGAGATTTGGTCTCTTGGAACTCATTGATTTGTGGGTATACGAAATGGAATCGGTTTAAGGACGTTTTGGGTCTTTTTGAGACAATGCAGGTGGCAGATGTGAGGCCTGATTCTGTGACAATGATGAAAGTTATTTTAGCATGTAGTTACTTGGGCCAATATGGAGTCGCAGACTCTTTAGTGAAACATATAAAGGCTAATCATGTTAATGTGGATGTTTTCTTGGGAAACACAATAATCGATATGTACGGACGGCGTAGCTTGGTGATGTTAGCGCGGGAAGTATTTGATCAAATGCGTGAACGGAACATTGTTTCATGGAATGCTTTGATTGTGGGATATTTAAAGGTAGGGAATTTAGTTATTGCAAGGGAACTTTTCAATGAGATGCCCAAAAGGGATGTGGTATCGTGGACTGCTATGATCACTGGCTACTCTCAAGCTAACCGACATACTGAAGCAGTGAGACTTTTTCAAGAAATGATGGCAGCTAAGGTGAAACCAGATGAAATAACGATAGCTAGTGTGATTTCAGCTTGTGCTCATCTGGGGTCACTGGATGTTGGAGAGGCTATCCATGAATACATATTTACTCATGGTGTGAGAGCTGATATTTGGGTTGGAAACGCTTTAGTCGATATGTATTGCAAATGTGGAGTGGCTGAGAAGGCGTTAAAAGTGTTTCAGGAGATGAAAACGAAAGACTCAGTGTCATGGACTTCAATTATTTCAGGTCTTGCCGTGAATGGTTTTGCAAATTTGGCACTTGAAATCTTCTCGCAAATGTTAAAAGAGGGCAGACAACCAACTCACGGAACCTTTGTTGGGATTTTTCTAGCCTGCGCTCACACAGGATTGGTAGATAAGGGGTTAAACTATTTTCAAACTATGGAAAAGGTTTATGGACTCAAACCAGAAATGAAACACTACGGGTGTGTTGTGGATCTCTTGAGCCGCTCTGGCTATCTTGAGAAGGCATACGACTTTATAATCAAAATGCCTGTAGTTCCAGATGCTATTGTTTGGAGAATTTTGTTGAATGCTTGTAAACTTTATGGAAATGTGGCCCTAGCGGAGGTTGTTACAAAGAAGCTTCTTGAAGTGGATCCTTGCAATAGTGGGAATTATGTTCTTTCATCAAGTACTTATGCTGGTATTGAGAGATGGGATGATGTTGAAAAAATGAGACAATTGATGAACAAGAATAATGTGCAGAAGTCATTTGGTTATAGCTCCATCGAAGTCAATGGTTTAACATCAAATTAA
- the LOC133796617 gene encoding agamous-like MADS-box protein MADS3 isoform X1 encodes MGRGRVELKRIENKINRQVTFSKRRNGLLKKAYELSVLCDAEVALIVFSSRGKLYEFGSAGIAKTLERYQRCSYIPHHDNSIEAETQSWYHEVTKLKTKYESLQRTQRHLLGEDLGPLNVKELQNLEKQLEGALAQARQRKMQIMVEQMEDLRKKERQLGDLNKQLKIKLDAEGQNLKAIQNMWNSNVASGSTSFALHTSSQSNITMDCQHPSEPILQIGYHQYVPAEGTSNSIIPKTLSASETNFMQGWVL; translated from the exons ATGGGAAGAGGGAGAGTAGAGCTGAAGAGAATAGAAAACAAGATCAACAGGCAAGTTACTTTCTCAAAGAGAAGAAATGGTTTGCTCAAGAAAGCTTATGAGCTCTCTGTGCTTTGTGATGCTGAAGTTGCCCTTATCGTCTTCTCTAGTCGAGGCAAGCTCTATGAGTTTGGAAGCGCTGG tataGCTAAAACGCTTGAACGATACCAGCGTTGTTCCTACATTCCTCATCATGATAATAGTATTGAAGCAGAGACACAG AGCTGGTACCACGAAGTTACAAAATTAAAGACTAAATATGAGTCTCTCCAGCGTACTCAAAG GCATTTGCTTGGTGAAGATCTCGGACCACTTAATGTGAAAGAGTTGCAAAATCTTGAAAAACAACTCGAAGGAGCTCTTGCACAAGCTAGACAAAGGAAG ATGCAGATTATGGTTGAACAAATGGAAGACCTGCGGAAAAAG GAGCGTCAACTTGGAGACCTTAACAAGCAGCTTAAGATTAAG CTTGACGCAGAGGGACAAAACCTGAAAGCCATTCAAAACATGTGGAACTCTAACGTGGCGTCTGGAAGCACCAGCTTTGCTTTGCATACTTCTTCTCAAAGCAACATCACAATGGACTGCCAGCACCCTTCGGAACCCATCTTGCAAATAGG ATATCATCAGTATGTCCCAGCTGAAGGAACATCCAATAGTATTATACCAAAGACCTTGTCTGCTTCTGAGACTAACTTCATGCAAGGATGGGTTCTTTGA
- the LOC133796617 gene encoding agamous-like MADS-box protein MADS3 isoform X2, with product MGRGRVELKRIENKINRQVTFSKRRNGLLKKAYELSVLCDAEVALIVFSSRGKLYEFGSAGIAKTLERYQRCSYIPHHDNSIEAETQSWYHEVTKLKTKYESLQRTQRHLLGEDLGPLNVKELQNLEKQLEGALAQARQRKIMVEQMEDLRKKERQLGDLNKQLKIKLDAEGQNLKAIQNMWNSNVASGSTSFALHTSSQSNITMDCQHPSEPILQIGYHQYVPAEGTSNSIIPKTLSASETNFMQGWVL from the exons ATGGGAAGAGGGAGAGTAGAGCTGAAGAGAATAGAAAACAAGATCAACAGGCAAGTTACTTTCTCAAAGAGAAGAAATGGTTTGCTCAAGAAAGCTTATGAGCTCTCTGTGCTTTGTGATGCTGAAGTTGCCCTTATCGTCTTCTCTAGTCGAGGCAAGCTCTATGAGTTTGGAAGCGCTGG tataGCTAAAACGCTTGAACGATACCAGCGTTGTTCCTACATTCCTCATCATGATAATAGTATTGAAGCAGAGACACAG AGCTGGTACCACGAAGTTACAAAATTAAAGACTAAATATGAGTCTCTCCAGCGTACTCAAAG GCATTTGCTTGGTGAAGATCTCGGACCACTTAATGTGAAAGAGTTGCAAAATCTTGAAAAACAACTCGAAGGAGCTCTTGCACAAGCTAGACAAAGGAAG ATTATGGTTGAACAAATGGAAGACCTGCGGAAAAAG GAGCGTCAACTTGGAGACCTTAACAAGCAGCTTAAGATTAAG CTTGACGCAGAGGGACAAAACCTGAAAGCCATTCAAAACATGTGGAACTCTAACGTGGCGTCTGGAAGCACCAGCTTTGCTTTGCATACTTCTTCTCAAAGCAACATCACAATGGACTGCCAGCACCCTTCGGAACCCATCTTGCAAATAGG ATATCATCAGTATGTCCCAGCTGAAGGAACATCCAATAGTATTATACCAAAGACCTTGTCTGCTTCTGAGACTAACTTCATGCAAGGATGGGTTCTTTGA